The following coding sequences are from one Ursus arctos isolate Adak ecotype North America unplaced genomic scaffold, UrsArc2.0 scaffold_23, whole genome shotgun sequence window:
- the PHLDA2 gene encoding pleckstrin homology-like domain family A member 2, which yields MKTPGEVLREGELEKRSDSLFQLWKKKRGVLTPDRLRLFPAGPGARPKELRFHSILKVDCVERTGKYVYFTIVTTDRKEIDFRCAGESCWNAAITLALIDFQNRRALQDFRSRQERAAPAAPPEPRPARAP from the coding sequence ATGAAGACGCCCGGCGAGGTGTTGCGCGAGGGCGAGCTGGAGAAGCGCAGCGACAGCCTGTTCCAGCTGTGGAAGAAGAAGCGCGGCGTGCTCACCCCTGACCGCCTGCGCCTGTTCCCCGCCGGCCCCGGCGCGCGCCCCAAGGAACTGCGCTTCCACTCCATCCTCAAGGTGGACTGCGTGGAGCGTACCGGCAAGTACGTCTACTTCACCATCGTCACCACCGACCGCAAGGAGATCGACTTCCGCTGCGCGGGCGAGAGCTGCTGGAACGCGGCCATCACGCTGGCGCTCATCGACTTCCAGAACCGCCGCGCCTTGCAGGACTTCCGCAGCCGCCAGGAGCGCGCCGCGCCCGCCGCGCCCCCCGAGCCCCGGCCGGCCCGAGCGCCCTGA